From a region of the Hymenobacter jejuensis genome:
- a CDS encoding sugar 3,4-ketoisomerase yields MAKRPDFSKPHLIELPTIGDGAVGYITVGQGNSQVPFAIKRAFWTYATPDHIVRGRHAHHQTEQVLVAMAGRIVVMTELANGELMTFRLERPDVGIYIPPNAWHTMQYSSDAVQLVLASTDFEAEDYIYSHSEFKRIWA; encoded by the coding sequence ATGGCCAAACGCCCTGATTTCTCAAAACCTCACCTCATCGAGCTGCCAACTATCGGTGATGGTGCAGTAGGCTATATCACTGTAGGGCAAGGCAATAGCCAAGTGCCTTTTGCTATCAAGCGGGCCTTCTGGACCTATGCTACTCCCGATCACATCGTCAGAGGCCGCCATGCGCACCACCAAACCGAACAGGTACTTGTCGCTATGGCTGGCCGTATTGTAGTGATGACAGAGCTAGCCAATGGCGAACTGATGACTTTCCGACTCGAGCGGCCTGACGTAGGAATATACATTCCGCCCAATGCTTGGCACACCATGCAATACTCCAGTGATGCTGTACAGCTTGTGCTCGCCTCCACCGATTTTGAGGCTGAGGATTATATCTATTCGCACTCAGAATTCAAGCGAATTTGGGCATAA
- a CDS encoding UDP-glucuronic acid decarboxylase family protein, protein MSEKKRILITGGAGFLGSHLCDRFLAEGYHVIAMDNLITGNLANIEHLFGKEDFEFHHHDVSKFVFVPGKLDYILHFASPASPIDYLKIPIQTLKVGSLGTHNLLGLARVKNARVLIASTSEVYGDPEIHPQVEEYFGNVNPVGPRGCYDEAKRFQEAITMAYHNHHGLETRIIRIFNTYGPRMRLDDGRVLPAFLSQALRGENLTVFGDGSQTRSFCYVDDLVEGIYRLLLSDYHLPVNIGNPSEITIKEFGEEIAKLTGVEFKPDYRPLPENDPMKRRPDITKAKEILGWEPKVDRAEGLRRTLEFFKEHVTV, encoded by the coding sequence ATGTCTGAAAAGAAAAGAATACTCATCACGGGTGGGGCTGGGTTTCTGGGCTCACACCTTTGCGACCGGTTTTTAGCCGAGGGTTACCACGTTATCGCGATGGATAACTTAATTACCGGTAACCTAGCCAACATCGAGCACTTGTTTGGCAAAGAGGATTTTGAATTTCATCACCACGATGTGTCGAAGTTCGTTTTTGTGCCGGGGAAGCTGGATTATATCCTGCATTTCGCTTCGCCGGCTTCGCCAATCGATTATCTGAAGATCCCGATCCAAACCTTGAAGGTAGGCTCGTTGGGCACGCATAATCTACTGGGCTTGGCCCGTGTGAAAAATGCCCGTGTGCTAATTGCCAGTACATCAGAGGTTTATGGAGATCCCGAAATTCACCCGCAGGTAGAAGAATATTTTGGCAACGTCAACCCAGTAGGCCCGCGCGGCTGCTACGACGAAGCCAAGCGCTTCCAAGAAGCCATCACGATGGCTTACCACAACCACCACGGGCTGGAGACGCGCATCATCCGCATCTTCAATACCTATGGCCCACGCATGCGCCTCGACGACGGCCGTGTATTGCCAGCATTCCTGTCGCAGGCATTGCGCGGCGAAAACCTGACCGTATTCGGTGACGGTTCTCAGACGCGTTCATTCTGCTACGTCGATGACCTCGTAGAAGGCATTTACCGTCTGTTGCTGAGCGATTACCATTTGCCCGTCAACATTGGCAACCCGTCAGAGATCACCATTAAGGAATTTGGAGAAGAGATTGCGAAGCTCACCGGAGTAGAATTCAAGCCGGATTATCGTCCGCTGCCCGAAAACGACCCGATGAAACGCCGTCCCGATATCACCAAAGCCAAGGAGATTTTGGGTTGGGAGCCGAAGGTTGACCGCGCCGAAGGACTGCGTCGGACGCTGGAGTTTTTCAAAGAGCACGTCACGGTATAA